The following coding sequences are from one Mastomys coucha isolate ucsf_1 unplaced genomic scaffold, UCSF_Mcou_1 pScaffold9, whole genome shotgun sequence window:
- the Npy4r2 gene encoding neuropeptide Y receptor type 4-2 has product MNTSHFMASLFLGSLQGKNGTNPLDSFYNFSDSCQDSADLLAFIITTYSIETILGVLGNLCLIFVTTRQKEKFNVTNLLIANLAFSDFLMCVICQPLTVTYTIMDYWIFGEVLCKMLTFIQCMSVTVSILSLVLVALERHQLIINPTGWKPSIFQAYLGIVVIWFISCFLSLPFLANSILNNLFHHNHSKVVEFLEDKVVCFVFWSSDRHRLIYTTFLLLFQYCVPLAFILVCYIRIYQRLRRQRRVFYTHTCNSRVRQMKRINGMLMAMVTAFAVLWLPLHVFNTLEDWYQEAIPACHGNLIFLMCHLFAMASTCVNPFIYGFLNINFKKDIKALVLTCHCRSPRGESEHLPLSTVHTDLSKGSMRMGSKSNFI; this is encoded by the coding sequence ATGAATACCTCTCATTTCATGGCCTCTCTCTTCCTGGGATCCCTACAGGGTAAGAATGGGACCAATCCATTGGATTCCTTCTATAATTTCTCTGACAGTTGCCAGGATTCAGCAGACCTGTTGGCCTTCATCATCACCACCTATAGCATTGAGACCATCTTGGGGGTCCTGGGAAACCTCTGCTTGATATTTGTGACCACAAGGCAAAAGGAAAAGTTCAATGTGACCAACCTACTCATTGCCAACCTGGCCTTCTCTGACTTCCTCATGTGCGTCATCTGCCAGCCACTCACGGTCACCTACACCATCATGGACTACTGGATCTTTGGCGAAGTCCTTTGCAAGATGTTAACTTTCATCCAGTGTATGTCAGTGACAGTCTCCATCCTCTCACTGGTCCTTGTGGCCCTGGAGAGGCACCAGCTCATTATCAATCCAACGGGCTGGAAACCTAGTATTTTCCAGGCCTACCTGGGGATTGTGGTCATCTGGTTCATTTCTTGTTTCCTCTCCTTGCCCTTCCTGGCCAATAGCATCCTGAACAACCTCTTCCACCACAACCACTCTAAGGTTGTAGAGTTTCTGGAAGACAAGGTCGTCTGCTTTGTATTCTGGTCCTCAGATCGCCACCGTCTCATCTACACCACCTTTCTGCTGCTCTTTCAGTACTGCGTCCCTCTGGCCTTCATCCTGGTCTGCTACATACGCATCTACCAGCGCCTGCGGAGGCAGAGGCGTGTGTtctacacacacacttgcaactCACGGGTGAGGCAGATGAAGCGGATCAATGGCATGCTCATGGCAATGGTGACTGCCTTTGCCGTTCTCTGGCTGCCCCTGCATGTGTTCAACACTCTGGAGGACTGGTACCAGGAAGCCATCCCTGCTTGCCATGGCAACCTCATCTTCTTGATGTGCCACCTGTTTGCCATGGCTTCCACCTGTGTCAACCCTTTCATCTATGGCTTTCTCAACATCAACTTCAAGAAAGATATCAAGGCTCTGGTACTGACCTGCCATTGTAGGTCACCTCGAGGGGAGTCCGAGCATCTGCCCCTGTCCACTGTGCACACGGATCTCTCCAAGGGATCTATGAGGATGGGTAGCAAGTCTAACTTCATATAG